The Candidatus Zixiibacteriota bacterium genome includes a region encoding these proteins:
- a CDS encoding MBL fold metallo-hydrolase, with the protein MKITITYDNEVFKKGLQADWGFSCFIEAYGKRILFDTGAKGAILLDNLNKLDIDPLTIDEVVISHDHWDHIDGLPDFLSINQTKVYIPLSCQTPSGASEIIRVDESLKIHDNIFSTGELDKFEQSLVVNTEKGLIVIVGCSHPGVKLILKAASQFGKPYALVGGLHGFDEFELVKDLRYICPTHCTQHISEIKSLYPDKYIQGGAGQIIEF; encoded by the coding sequence ATGAAAATAACAATAACTTATGACAACGAAGTATTTAAAAAGGGGCTTCAAGCCGACTGGGGATTCTCCTGTTTTATAGAGGCATACGGCAAGAGAATTCTTTTTGATACAGGCGCCAAGGGCGCGATACTTCTTGATAATCTCAATAAGCTTGATATAGATCCTCTCACTATAGATGAAGTAGTTATTTCCCATGACCACTGGGACCATATAGACGGGCTTCCTGATTTCCTTAGTATAAATCAAACCAAAGTCTATATTCCATTATCTTGTCAAACCCCAAGCGGCGCCAGTGAGATAATCAGGGTTGATGAATCTTTAAAAATCCATGACAATATCTTTTCAACTGGCGAGCTTGATAAGTTTGAGCAATCTCTCGTAGTCAATACGGAAAAGGGGTTGATTGTAATTGTCGGATGTTCCCACCCCGGTGTCAAGCTTATCTTGAAGGCCGCATCCCAATTTGGCAAACCATACGCGCTTGTAGGCGGCTTGCATGGGTTCGATGAATTTGAGTTGGTTAAGGACTTACGGTATATATGCCCCACTCATTGCACTCAGCATATATCAGAGATAAAGTCGCTTTATCCGGATAAATATATTCAAGGCGGAGCTGGCCAGATAATAGAATTTTAA